From Ictalurus punctatus breed USDA103 chromosome 26, Coco_2.0, whole genome shotgun sequence:
ACAAACATGGAGCAGGAAAGGGTAGAAATGAGAACGAAGTTGAGCACAAAAGACTGCTCCACCTTTAGAGCCACCACAAAAGACTGAAGAATTCAAAGATTTCAAGGGCAGTCCACTTTTCCACAAACATCCTGAAAACACCCTGTCTTCTTTCCTAAAGTTGTCCATTacagctgcttttatttcagGTTTTATACACTGCAAAATTACAGAATTAGATCTGTTTGTAACGACTGATAATCACTGCTCAAGTGTCACGGTGAAATAAATACACTAGTTATGATTCCCTGTATGTGTTTTATTGTCAGTTTATTAAAAAGTTTATTATATAACTTTATTATATAAGTTTATTCAGTGACACATTTCTACACAGAACTACAGCAACAACACGTTTGAGGTCACAGAAGCCAGTGTCATGAGTTGGGTAAGAAAATGAACTACTAATAGAAACAGTTTTTAATCTAAACCAATAAGTTAGctttgttattatattatattatattatattatattatattatattatattatattatattatattatattatattatacttttaaatgtagtaaaaaaaaaatctatgcttacttttttttactgattttgcattttgttcagGTACGTAAAGCAGTGAAAGGTTTGACAAGTCCATCTCAGAGTCCGGCCCCAGGCCCAAATCCTGGTAAGTTATTTCAGAAATCTGATGTTAAATAAAGgccataaaaataaacacaactttATCTTTACAACTAATAACAACTTTAAATCTGACATGTTGCAGTGGTTTACTTTTTGAGTATtgaatgtataaaatgtattattattattattattattagtagtagtagtagtagtagtagtatatttttggccatataatgtatgtgtgtgatctTATAAACATGCGTGTTGTTAATCTTTAGTCATCTTTAGCGTCTTTAGTCTTACTGTATGCTTGATATTGTTTGCAGAAGATAGTGGGTGTATTcccataaataaaatgaagatattaaaatgtctttaaatgAGAATTTTTTCATATTAGGAGGTCAGGAGTTGGTAGTTgaggtggatgcaagtgcagaaaaaTGTTTACTTATAGTGAAACTAATGAAACACAAAGTGTAGGAGCCATGATCGAGAAATAACAAGGTTAGACAACAACACGAACATGATACGCATTAAGGTGACAACGACTAAAGACTGACCAGGAGTGCAATACAATACGTGGCTTAAATACCAGACAACAAATGAGGTGTAGGTGCTGGTGGGTGTGTGACGTGGTGTGTGCAGTAAGCATGCGAGGTGCAGCGGCTGCTGTTGCTGTAGTCCTCTGCAATATTGGAGCTACTATAACACATTTTCTTTGATTggcatttaatattttattgaatTGAACTTTCTTCACAGAATTTGATAAACCATGGCGGGAAGTGACATGGAGGTAAGAACAATGACTGGAAAGAGACGCTATCATTGTGTGCTTGAAGTCAACATTACTAGATCACAAGACCTTGTTCACTGTACAAAGATCTCCTGGTTATTCTCCTTTTAAGTGTGGAAGAAAAGAGCCAGATTTTGAGAAAACTGAAGGATTTACAGCCAGGTACTGCACAAGTCCGTGAGCTGAAGATTCTGCTCCACGGCCCAGTCGGAGCAGGAAAGTCGAGTTTTATTAACTCCGTCAACACTGTCCTCCAAGGATACAACACCACCGGTGCACTGGCAGCGTCATCAGCTGGTAAAAGCTTCACTGTAGAGGTAATAActaacaacaaaacatttactGCCAGTGtaacgtttaaagttcatcTTCCTAAACCGCTGTCTGATGTTTTGATCTTATCTGACATACTATTGTTGTATGTAGCTAGATAAGATCTGACTCAAGATTACACTGTTGTAGAAAGTCTTAATAGAATCTTTGTATAAGATACTCTCCTGTATTTATCTTTCAGTTTAAATATCACAGGCTGAAGAAAGATAAGCCTGGATCTTTCTATCCATTTGTCTTTACTGACATCATGGGTCTGGAACCAGAGGATTATAATGGAGTGCAGACTGAAGATATAGTCAAAATATTACAGGGTCATGTGAAAGGTGGCTACACTGTAAGTTCATTTCACTTAGAAATatgacatatttatatttactgcaCTTTGATTAGTAATATTCAGTCTCatgcacatttaaaatgtgatttttgcTCTTTCAGTTCAATCCTTTTAAACCAATCGATAAAGACGACCGGAGCTACATCAGTAACCCCGGCCTGAAAGATAAAGTGCACTGTCTGGTGAGTGTTCTACCAGCTGACAAAATCTCCCTCATCAGTGATGACGTTATcaagaaaatgaaaactgttCGGGAAAAAGCTCGTGAATtaggtgagtgtatgtatatttatatacatatatatatgcacagagATATggtcatgtacagtatgtttcatAAGTATTAACACCCGCAGAACTTTCTGTAGTGTTACAACATGgagctgaaatgaaatgactctttctcatttgtaagtcgctttggataaaagcgtctgctaagtgaataaatgtaaatgtaatgtaaatgggCATAATTGGGAATACAGTCATGAATCTACAGTTGAGGCCAAAGGTTTTCAGATTGCCTCAGACTGTTTATGACCGTATAATGTTAGTACAAAGAAATTAAAGAGTTGAATTCATGTCACGGTTTTTGTGTGATACATAGAATAATGTTATCACAGTGACTCCTCCTCCACTGCCTGTGGGACAAGGGCAAAGTCTTATATACAGCTGTATCAGGGAGCGGGGTGGGGCAGAGCGGGGTTGGGCGGGGCTAACATTTAATCCCTGATCAATTTCATTCTCAATAACAACTTTAGTTGCAAGAGATCTGCTTTTTAACAGTTctagcttcagatcaaatgTGCCGGCTGTGTATTTGGTTAATTAGGTTGCTACAACAAACTTTAATTCAGGAAAGTTGGAACCTGAGTTTCAACTTGAGGCAGCTAGTAGATGAACGGTTTAGCCTGCTTGTCTGCTCCCTGATCTGAGACTATGAGCTATTAGCCTACATCTTTAGGATGAAAGATATATTCTGTATGGGATAAACACAATGTTTGCGCTTTTGGTGATTCATCAGGGATTCCTCAGGTCGTCATCATGTCACAAGTTGACAGCGTGTGCCGTCTAGTTCAGGAGGACCTGAGTAAGATCTACACCAGCAGAAAAATTAAAGAGAAGGTGAGAACAGCAGCAACAGCCGAGTCTTTCTCTGTTTATTTACTACCTGTAGGTCTccagtagggatgt
This genomic window contains:
- the LOC108258395 gene encoding interferon-induced protein 44; the protein is MSYDDERKAGDIEKASLADIQPEANGAASPTELPPSPAKPQPEAASDAQLAPEDDKTCERESKTKVHRTSVIHNTFSETQTHTPGAAAYRYSSTARAEETNYSNNTFEVTEASVMSWVRKAVKGLTSPSQSPAPGPNPEFDKPWREVTWSVEEKSQILRKLKDLQPGTAQVRELKILLHGPVGAGKSSFINSVNTVLQGYNTTGALAASSAGKSFTVEFKYHRLKKDKPGSFYPFVFTDIMGLEPEDYNGVQTEDIVKILQGHVKGGYTFNPFKPIDKDDRSYISNPGLKDKVHCLVSVLPADKISLISDDVIKKMKTVREKARELGIPQVVIMSQVDSVCRLVQEDLSKIYTSRKIKEKMKECSDRLGVPMNCIFPVQNYHEQVTNDLNMDILILMAMSDIIRFANDYVEDQVYNANEYAKNQLYNE